A part of Apodemus sylvaticus chromosome 19, mApoSyl1.1, whole genome shotgun sequence genomic DNA contains:
- the LOC127669287 gene encoding olfactory receptor 14J1-like, whose translation MENITTVNGFLLKGFSDKRDLQILHALFFLVTYLFSSAGNFIIITITTLDTQLQSPMYYFLKHLSILDFSSLSVTVPQYVESSLAGSGYISYAQCMLQIFFFTGFASSETAILTVMSYDRYVAICLPLHYEVIMSPRKCAFAVAAVWLSGSISGMLYTIGILCIRFCGDRIIHQFFCDVPQLIKLSCSNDYLVIMGVINFVSLMAFVCFIGIAISYVHIFSTVLRMPSAESRSKVFSTCLPHPFVVSLFLSTGIFAYLNPTSGSTTALEFLFSIIYTVLPPTLNPVIHSLRNKTLKSAARKLLFSTTFAGWNHLAHCL comes from the coding sequence ATGGAAAATATAACCACAGTGAACGGATTTCTCCTCAAGGGGTTCTCTGACAAACGTGACCTTCAGATCTTGCATGCTTTGTTCTTCTTGGTGACATACCTATTCAGCTCAGCAGGGAacttcatcattatcaccatcacaacaCTGGACACACAGCTCCAGTCTCCAATGTATTACTTTCTGAAGCACCTTTCCATTCTGGACTTTTCATCCCTTTCTGTCACAGTTCCCCAGTATGTTGAGAGTTCACTGGCAGGAAGTGGATACATTTCATATGCACAGTGCATgctgcagatttttttcttcacaggCTTTGCTTCAAGTGAGACGGCCATTCTCACAGTGATgtcttatgaccgctatgtggccatttgcCTCCCACTGCACTACGAGGTCATCATGAGTCCCAGAAAGTGCGCTTTTGCTGTGGCAGCTGTGTGGCTAAGTGGAAGCATCTCTGGAATGTTATACACAATAGGTATACTCTGTATCAGATTCTGTGGTGACAGAATCATTCACCAATTCTTCTGTGATGTCCCCCAGTTGATCAAGCTCTCCTGCTCTAATGATTACCTTGTAATAATGGGAGTGATTAATTTTGTGTCTCTAATGGCCTTTGTCTGCTTTATTGGGATTGCCATCTCCTATGTCCACATATTCTCCACAGTTCTCAGGATGCCCTCTGCTGAAAGCAGATCTAAGGTTTTCTCTACTTGCCTTCCCCATCCCTTTGTtgtctcattgtttctttctacagGAATCTTTGCTTATCTAAATCCAACCTCAGGTTCTACGACTGCTTTGGAGTTTTTATTCTCTATCATTTACACAGTATTACCTCCAACACTCAACCCTGTTATTCACAGTCTAAGAAATAAGACCCTAAAGAGTGCTGCAAGGAAGTTACTATTTAGTACAACATTTGCTGGTTGGAATCATTTGGCCCATTGTTTATGA